A genomic window from Peromyscus maniculatus bairdii isolate BWxNUB_F1_BW_parent chromosome 1, HU_Pman_BW_mat_3.1, whole genome shotgun sequence includes:
- the LOC102903056 gene encoding vomeronasal type-2 receptor 116-like isoform X1, whose amino-acid sequence MFTSILLFLLLNILLHVATFIHPRCFWTMKQSEDKDGIFESCAFILGVVHGSVEIMDLIQPFKEQGGNDNNQFALALAFSVDEVNRNPYLLPNMSLIFGFLEGGCNIMSQTYNIIESSVNLHYNVPNYNCIEMTMCSVVLSGPSWEESLVVGKAMDLYNYQQIVQLTFGPFHPILSDEEQFPYLYQMAPKDTSLALAMISLILHFSWNWIGLAIPDNDHGIQFLSYLRREMEENIICFAFVNMISVNMHLYMSRAEVYYRQIMTSSSNVVIIYGYTDSTLALSFRRWKSLGIQKIWVTTSQWDVITSMRDLTLNSSQKTLTFAHHHAEISGFKNFLHTLSPLTPNEYLASLDWMNFNCEVSASNCKTLKNCSSNASLEWLILHTFDMTFSDENYDIYDAVHIVAHFYKENLLQTMDNVKEYQFNCLELHSILRKTNFTYTAGDKVNMKQKEKLQAEYDIFQIWNFPNGLELKVKIGKFSPYFPHGQQLDLYEDIIEWATGSREMPPSVCSDDCGPGFRKFWQEGMTVCCFDCNSCPENEVSNETNVDQCMKCPEEQYANAEQNQCIPKSVVFLTYEDPLGMALTLMALSFTAITALVLGIFVRYHDTPIVKANNRSLSYTLLISLLFCFLCPLLFIGHPNAATCILQQLTFGVVFTVAVSTVLAKTVTVVLAFKVTAPGRKLRFCLTSGAPNYLIAICTLIQTILCAIWLGVSPPSVDIDAYTEHGHIIIVCDKGSVTAFYCVLGYHGSLAFGSFIVAFLARNLPDKFNEAKLLTFSMLLFCSVWVTFLPVYHSTKGKVMVAVEVFSILASSVGLLGCIFFPKCYIILLRPERNSLQKIK is encoded by the exons atgttcacttCGATTTTGCTCTTCTTACTCCTGAACATTCTACTTCATGTGGCAACTTTCATTCATCCCAGGTGCTTTTGGACAATGAAGCAGAGTGAAGACAAGGATGGAATATTTGAATCATGTGCCTTCATACTTGGTGTAGTGCATGGGTCAGTGGAGATAATGGATTTGATACAACCTTTCAAAGAACA aggaggaaatgacAACAATCAGTTTGCACTGGCCTTAGCTTTTTCAGTGGATGAAGTCAACAGGAACCCTTATCTTCTACCAAATATGTCTTTAATATTTGGATTTCTAGAAGGTGGTTGTAACATCATGTCACAAACATACAATATCATTGAATCTTCTGTAAATCTTCATTATAATGTGCCTAATTATAACTGTATTGAAATGACCATGTGTTCAGTGGTGCTTTCAGGACCTAGCTGGGAAGAATCTTTAGTAGTTGGGAAAGCAATGGACCTCTACAATTATCAGCAG ATTGTTCAACTTACTTTTGGACCCTTCCATCCTATCTTGAGTGATGAGGAACAATTTCCTTATTTGTATCAGATGGCCCCTAAGGACACATCTCTAGCCCTGGCCATGATCTCCCTCATACTTCACTTCAGCTGGAACTGGATTGGGCTGGCCATCCCAGACAATGATCATGGTATCCAGTTTCTCTCATATttgagaagagagatggaagaaaatataaTCTGCTTTGCCTTTGTGAACATGATTTCAGTCAACATGCACTTATACATGTCAAGAGCTGAAGTGTATTATAGACAAATCATGACATCATCCTCAAATGTTGTTATCATTTATGGTTATACAGACAGCACTCTAGCTTTGAGCTTTAGAAGGTGGAAATCTCTAGGTATACAGAAAATATGGGTCACCACCTCACAGTGGGATGTCATTACAAGTATGAGAGACTTAACACTTAACTCATCTCAAAAGACTCTAACTTTTGCACACCATCATGCTGAGATTTCTGGATTTAAAAATTTCCTCCATACCTTGAGCCCTCTCACCCCAAATGAATATCTGGCAAGTCTGGACTGGATGAACTTTAACTGTGAAGTCTCAGCTTCTAATTGTAAGACACTGAAGAATTGCTCATCCAATGCCTCACTGGAATGGCTAATATTGCACACTTTTGACATGACTTTTAGTGATGAGAATTATGATATATATGATGCAGTGCATATCGTGGCTCATTTCTACAAGGAGAATCTTCTTCAGACAATGGATAATGTGAAAGAATATCAATTTAATTGCTTAGAG CTGCACTCCATTCTTAGGAAGACCAACTTCACCTATACTGCTGGGGACAAAGTGAatatgaaacagaaagaaaaactgcagGCAGAGTATGACATTTTCCAGATTTGGAATTTTCCAAATGGTCTTGAACTTAAGGTGAAGATTGGAAAGTTTAGCCCATATTTTCCACATGGTCAACAGCTCGATTTATATGAAGACATTATAGAGTGGGCCACAGGAAGTAGAGAG ATGCCGCCCTCTGTGTGCAGTGATGACTGTGGTCCTGGATTCAGAAAATTCTGGCAGGAGGGAATGACAGTCTGCTGTTTTGATTGTAACTCCTGCccagaaaatgaagtttctaatGAGACAA ATGTGGATCAGTGTATGAAATGTCCAGAGGAGCAGTATGCCAATGCAGAGCAGAATCAGTGCATTCCCAAATCTGTGGTCTTTCTGACCTATGAAGACCCCTTGGGGATGGCTTTGACTTTAATGGCCTTGTCGTTCACTGCAATCACAGCTCTTGTTCTTGGGATTTTTGTGAGGTATCATGACACCCCCATTGTGAAGGCCAATAACCGCAGTCTCAGCTACACCTTGCTCATCTCACtcctcttttgtttcctgtgtccCTTGCTCTTTATTGGTCATCCCAATGCAGCTACATGCATCCTGCAACAACTCACATTTGGAGTTGTATTCACAGTGGCTGTTTCCACGGTGTTGGCCAAAACGGTTACTGTtgttctggctttcaaagtcacaGCCCCTGGAAGAAAGTTGAGGTTCTGCCTGACTTCAGGGGCACCCAACTATCTCATTGCCATCTGTACCCTCATCCAAACTATTCTGTGTGCAATCTGGCTGGGAGTTTCTCCTCCATCTGTTGACATTGATGCATATACTGAGCATGGCCACATCATCATTGTGTGTGACAAGGGCTCAGTTACTGCATTCTACTGTGTCTTGGGATACCATGGCTCCCTTGCCTTTGGGAGCTTCATTGtggctttcttggccaggaatctcCCTGACAAATTCAATGAAGCCAAATTGCTGACCTTCAGCATGCTATtattctgcagtgtctgggtcacctttctccctgtctaccacagcaccaagggcaaggtcatggttgctgtggaggtcttctccatcCTGGCCTCCAGTGTTGGCCTGCTGGGATGCATCTTTTTCCCCAAGTGCTACATAATTTTGTTAAGACCAGAGAGAAATTCTCTCCAAAAGATAAAGTAG
- the LOC102903056 gene encoding vomeronasal type-2 receptor 116-like isoform X2 — MFTSILLFLLLNILLHVATFIHPRCFWTMKQSEDKDGIFESCAFILGVVRKPVHFESHIVNIQHGRNDNNQFALALAFSVDEVNRNPYLLPNMSLIFGFLEGGCNIMSQTYNIIESSVNLHYNVPNYNCIEMTMCSVVLSGPSWEESLVVGKAMDLYNYQQIVQLTFGPFHPILSDEEQFPYLYQMAPKDTSLALAMISLILHFSWNWIGLAIPDNDHGIQFLSYLRREMEENIICFAFVNMISVNMHLYMSRAEVYYRQIMTSSSNVVIIYGYTDSTLALSFRRWKSLGIQKIWVTTSQWDVITSMRDLTLNSSQKTLTFAHHHAEISGFKNFLHTLSPLTPNEYLASLDWMNFNCEVSASNCKTLKNCSSNASLEWLILHTFDMTFSDENYDIYDAVHIVAHFYKENLLQTMDNVKEYQFNCLELHSILRKTNFTYTAGDKVNMKQKEKLQAEYDIFQIWNFPNGLELKVKIGKFSPYFPHGQQLDLYEDIIEWATGSREMPPSVCSDDCGPGFRKFWQEGMTVCCFDCNSCPENEVSNETNVDQCMKCPEEQYANAEQNQCIPKSVVFLTYEDPLGMALTLMALSFTAITALVLGIFVRYHDTPIVKANNRSLSYTLLISLLFCFLCPLLFIGHPNAATCILQQLTFGVVFTVAVSTVLAKTVTVVLAFKVTAPGRKLRFCLTSGAPNYLIAICTLIQTILCAIWLGVSPPSVDIDAYTEHGHIIIVCDKGSVTAFYCVLGYHGSLAFGSFIVAFLARNLPDKFNEAKLLTFSMLLFCSVWVTFLPVYHSTKGKVMVAVEVFSILASSVGLLGCIFFPKCYIILLRPERNSLQKIK; from the exons atgttcacttCGATTTTGCTCTTCTTACTCCTGAACATTCTACTTCATGTGGCAACTTTCATTCATCCCAGGTGCTTTTGGACAATGAAGCAGAGTGAAGACAAGGATGGAATATTTGAATCATGTGCCTTCATACTTGGTGTAGT TAGGAAACCTGTCCACTTTGAATCACATAT TGTGAATATACAACATGGca gaaatgacAACAATCAGTTTGCACTGGCCTTAGCTTTTTCAGTGGATGAAGTCAACAGGAACCCTTATCTTCTACCAAATATGTCTTTAATATTTGGATTTCTAGAAGGTGGTTGTAACATCATGTCACAAACATACAATATCATTGAATCTTCTGTAAATCTTCATTATAATGTGCCTAATTATAACTGTATTGAAATGACCATGTGTTCAGTGGTGCTTTCAGGACCTAGCTGGGAAGAATCTTTAGTAGTTGGGAAAGCAATGGACCTCTACAATTATCAGCAG ATTGTTCAACTTACTTTTGGACCCTTCCATCCTATCTTGAGTGATGAGGAACAATTTCCTTATTTGTATCAGATGGCCCCTAAGGACACATCTCTAGCCCTGGCCATGATCTCCCTCATACTTCACTTCAGCTGGAACTGGATTGGGCTGGCCATCCCAGACAATGATCATGGTATCCAGTTTCTCTCATATttgagaagagagatggaagaaaatataaTCTGCTTTGCCTTTGTGAACATGATTTCAGTCAACATGCACTTATACATGTCAAGAGCTGAAGTGTATTATAGACAAATCATGACATCATCCTCAAATGTTGTTATCATTTATGGTTATACAGACAGCACTCTAGCTTTGAGCTTTAGAAGGTGGAAATCTCTAGGTATACAGAAAATATGGGTCACCACCTCACAGTGGGATGTCATTACAAGTATGAGAGACTTAACACTTAACTCATCTCAAAAGACTCTAACTTTTGCACACCATCATGCTGAGATTTCTGGATTTAAAAATTTCCTCCATACCTTGAGCCCTCTCACCCCAAATGAATATCTGGCAAGTCTGGACTGGATGAACTTTAACTGTGAAGTCTCAGCTTCTAATTGTAAGACACTGAAGAATTGCTCATCCAATGCCTCACTGGAATGGCTAATATTGCACACTTTTGACATGACTTTTAGTGATGAGAATTATGATATATATGATGCAGTGCATATCGTGGCTCATTTCTACAAGGAGAATCTTCTTCAGACAATGGATAATGTGAAAGAATATCAATTTAATTGCTTAGAG CTGCACTCCATTCTTAGGAAGACCAACTTCACCTATACTGCTGGGGACAAAGTGAatatgaaacagaaagaaaaactgcagGCAGAGTATGACATTTTCCAGATTTGGAATTTTCCAAATGGTCTTGAACTTAAGGTGAAGATTGGAAAGTTTAGCCCATATTTTCCACATGGTCAACAGCTCGATTTATATGAAGACATTATAGAGTGGGCCACAGGAAGTAGAGAG ATGCCGCCCTCTGTGTGCAGTGATGACTGTGGTCCTGGATTCAGAAAATTCTGGCAGGAGGGAATGACAGTCTGCTGTTTTGATTGTAACTCCTGCccagaaaatgaagtttctaatGAGACAA ATGTGGATCAGTGTATGAAATGTCCAGAGGAGCAGTATGCCAATGCAGAGCAGAATCAGTGCATTCCCAAATCTGTGGTCTTTCTGACCTATGAAGACCCCTTGGGGATGGCTTTGACTTTAATGGCCTTGTCGTTCACTGCAATCACAGCTCTTGTTCTTGGGATTTTTGTGAGGTATCATGACACCCCCATTGTGAAGGCCAATAACCGCAGTCTCAGCTACACCTTGCTCATCTCACtcctcttttgtttcctgtgtccCTTGCTCTTTATTGGTCATCCCAATGCAGCTACATGCATCCTGCAACAACTCACATTTGGAGTTGTATTCACAGTGGCTGTTTCCACGGTGTTGGCCAAAACGGTTACTGTtgttctggctttcaaagtcacaGCCCCTGGAAGAAAGTTGAGGTTCTGCCTGACTTCAGGGGCACCCAACTATCTCATTGCCATCTGTACCCTCATCCAAACTATTCTGTGTGCAATCTGGCTGGGAGTTTCTCCTCCATCTGTTGACATTGATGCATATACTGAGCATGGCCACATCATCATTGTGTGTGACAAGGGCTCAGTTACTGCATTCTACTGTGTCTTGGGATACCATGGCTCCCTTGCCTTTGGGAGCTTCATTGtggctttcttggccaggaatctcCCTGACAAATTCAATGAAGCCAAATTGCTGACCTTCAGCATGCTATtattctgcagtgtctgggtcacctttctccctgtctaccacagcaccaagggcaaggtcatggttgctgtggaggtcttctccatcCTGGCCTCCAGTGTTGGCCTGCTGGGATGCATCTTTTTCCCCAAGTGCTACATAATTTTGTTAAGACCAGAGAGAAATTCTCTCCAAAAGATAAAGTAG